CGGCCGCTAGACCTCGAGCAGCTCGCCCTCTTTGTGTTTGACCAACTCGTCGATCTGCGCGACGTACTGGTGGGTGGCTTTCTCCAGATCCTTCTCGGCCCGGCTCACCTCGTCCTCACCGGCTTCGCCGTCCTTGCGGATGCGGTGCAGCTCCTCCATCGCCTTGCGGCGGATGTTGCGCACCGAAACCCGTGCGTCCTCACCCTTGGCCTTGGCCTGCTTGACCAGATCGCGGCGGCGCTCCTCGGTGAGCTGCGGGATGGCCACCCGGATGATGGTGCCGTCGTTGGTGGGGTTGACGCCCAGGTCAGAGTTGCGGATCGCCGTCTCGATGGCCCCGAGCTGGCCCGCCTCGTAGGGCTTGATGACGACCATGCGCGCCTCGGGGACGTTGATGCTGGCCAGCTGCGTGATCGGGGTGGTCGCACCGTAATAGTCGATGACGATCCGGGAGAACATGCCCGGGTTGGCGCGACCGGTGCGGATCGTCGACAGGTCGTCCCTGGCCACCGACACCGCCTTCTCCATCTTCTCCTCGGCGTCGAACAGAGCTTCGTCAATCATTGCGCCACTCCTCCTCATCGCTACGCTCTGCATCGTCGCCAGCGCGAATCATCTGCGCCACTCCTCCTCATCGCTACGCTCTGCATCGTCGCCAGCGCGAATCATCTGCGCCAATCCCCCTCAGGTGGTGACCAGCGTCCCGATCTTCTCACCCGCGACCGCCCGAGCGATATTTCCGTCGGTCAGCAGGTTGAACACCAGGATCGGCATGCCATTGTCCATACACAGGCTGAACGCGGTAGCGTCGGCCACCCGCAAGCCGCGGTCGATGACTTCCCGGTGGCTGATCGCGGTCAGCAATTCGGCGTCCGGGTTCTCCCGCGGATCCTCGGCAAACACGCCGTCGACCGCCTTGGCCATCAGGACCACGTCGGCGCCGATCTCCAAGGCCCGCTGCGCCGCGGTGGTGTCGGTGGAGAAGTACGGCAGACCCATGCCGGCGCCGAAGATCACCACCCGCCCTTTTTCCAGGTGGCGCACCGCCCGCAGCGGCAGGTACGGCTCGGCCACCTGCCCCATCGTGATCGCCGTCTGGACCCGGGTGGCGATACCTTCCTTTTCCAGGAAATCCTGCAGCGCCAGGCTGTTCATCACGGTGCCGAGCATGCCCATGTAGTCCGACCGGGTGCGCTCCATGCCGCGTTGCTGCAGCTGGGCGCCGCGGAAGAAGTTGCCGCCACCGATCACTACGGCCACCTGCACGCCGTCGCGGACCACCTCGGCGATCTGCCTGGCCACCAGTGCGACGACGTCGGGGTCCAGCCCGACCTGGCCGCCACCGAACATCTCGCCACCAAGCTTGAGCAGCACCCGGGAGTACTTCGACGGCGATCCCGTCACCGCGCCGCTGGTTGCGTTCGGCCCCGGAGCCGCCGAACCGGCGATGTCGGACTCCGCCATCAGTCTCCTCGTATGACAGGTGTCTCCCCGGCCATTCCCGTCCGCCCGGGGCCATCATGGCAAATACCCGGAAACGGCCGCCCTCATCCTGCCTCATCGCCGCGCTCTGACGTGGGCGGGGTCGGTGTGAGCCTCCGGCAGGTTTGGTGATTCCCGGGTTTGGGAATCCGCTGTCCGCGGCGGCGAGGCCGCGGTCTTGAGGAGAAGGATCGCACCGCTCGATGCCGCGCCGGCCGTTTCTTCGGTCGGGCTCAGTCAATCTGAGCGCCCCATCCATCGCGGTTAACTGAGGAGGAACTCATGGCGGACAGCAACTCGGGACCCGTGGAAGCGGTCAAGGGTGTCGTCGAGGACGTCAAGGGCAAGGCCAAGGAAGCCATCGGAACGGTGACCGGCGACGGAGACCTGATCAACGAGGGCGAAGCGCAGCAGGACAAGGCGGAGGCACAGCGCGACGCCGCCAAGAAGGAAGCCCAGGCCGAAGCGGCCCGCGCCGCGGCAGACGTCGCCGAGCAGCGCCAGAAGGCCAACCAGTAAGACTTGGTGGAAGGATGGGCCCGGTCCGTGTCAACGGGCCGGGCCCATCGAATATCTCCGGCCCGACATTGGCAGTACCGGCGGTAACAAATTATTGGAATAATCGCCCTCCGGGTGGGGTATCCAGCGCTGCGCCGGGGCCGCGGGAGTGGCTGCACGGACGCGGCGACGGGTGGGGTTATGCGGGCATCACCCTCATAAGGTTTGGAGATGGCGGTTGGACGTTCTACTGCTTACCGATGCGGCCGATTTCGAATCCGTGCTGGAGCTGGATTCGTTCGCGCTGACGGTGCGCAGCGCACCCCTGAGGGACGGCGCCGACGGCGCGGTCAGCGGTGCCGACGTAGCGATCATCGACGCCCGAACCGACCTGGTGGCAGCCCGCACCACCTGCCGGCGGCTCACCGCCAGCGCGCCCGGGTTGGCGGTGGTGGCGGTCGTGGCGCCGGCCGACTTCGTGGCCGTCGACGTCGACTGGAACTTCGACGACGTGCTGCTACCCGCCGCCGGGGCGGCCGAACTCCAGGCTCGGTTGCGGTTGGCGATCACCCGCAGGCGCAACGCCGTCGGCAGCACGCTGCAGTTCGGTGACCTCGTTCTGCACCCGGCCAGTTACACCGCGTCGCTGGACGGCGCCGACCTGGGCCTGACGCTGACCGAGTTCAAGCTGCTCAATTTCCTTGTCCAGCATGCGGGTCGGGCGTTCAGCCGCACCCGGCTGATGCACGAGGTGTGGGGCTACGACAGCAACGGCCGGGTCCGAACCGTTGACGTGCACGTGCGCCGGCTGCGCGCCAAACTGGGTCCGCGGCACGAGTCGATGGTGGACACCGTGCGCGGTGTGGGTTACATGGCGGTGACGCCGCCGCAACCGCGCTGGATCGTCTCAGAGCCGGTGCTCAGTCCGGCATGGGTATCGGAAACCGGTGTGCGGCAACCCGATTCGTTGACACGATAATCCGTTCAGGACGCTATCCGAAGACGGGCAGCGCGCGTTTGCGGGCCAGCGCATCCATGCCCTGCTGGATGCTGTCCTCCACCTCGTGGTACTTGGCGTCGATGTAGTCGTCGTCCTCGGCGCGGGCGGGATCGGGGTCGATTTCGACCGCGGGCATGAACCGGGTCCGGATCTTGGCAGGCAGCGGCAGCTGCGGCAGCGCGGCCGGCGCGATACCCCACGGCAGCGAGATGGCCAACGGAAATACCTTGAGCCGCAGCACCTTATCCAGCCGAAGGGCCCGTGACAGGCGATCGCCACGGATCAGCACCGGCATCGCGTCGGCGCCGCCCACGGTGGCGATCGGCACGATCGGCACTCCGGCGCGGATCGCCATCTTCACAAACCCCTTGCGTCCGGCCAGGGTGGCCCGATCGCGTTCTGCCCAGGGGCGCAGCGAATCCACTTCACCGCCGGGCCACAGCGCCACGTCGCGGCC
The nucleotide sequence above comes from Mycobacterium kiyosense. Encoded proteins:
- the frr gene encoding ribosome-recycling factor encodes the protein MIDEALFDAEEKMEKAVSVARDDLSTIRTGRANPGMFSRIVIDYYGATTPITQLASINVPEARMVVIKPYEAGQLGAIETAIRNSDLGVNPTNDGTIIRVAIPQLTEERRRDLVKQAKAKGEDARVSVRNIRRKAMEELHRIRKDGEAGEDEVSRAEKDLEKATHQYVAQIDELVKHKEGELLEV
- the pyrH gene encoding uridylate kinase; this encodes MAESDIAGSAAPGPNATSGAVTGSPSKYSRVLLKLGGEMFGGGQVGLDPDVVALVARQIAEVVRDGVQVAVVIGGGNFFRGAQLQQRGMERTRSDYMGMLGTVMNSLALQDFLEKEGIATRVQTAITMGQVAEPYLPLRAVRHLEKGRVVIFGAGMGLPYFSTDTTAAQRALEIGADVVLMAKAVDGVFAEDPRENPDAELLTAISHREVIDRGLRVADATAFSLCMDNGMPILVFNLLTDGNIARAVAGEKIGTLVTT
- a CDS encoding transcriptional regulator; translation: MDVLLLTDAADFESVLELDSFALTVRSAPLRDGADGAVSGADVAIIDARTDLVAARTTCRRLTASAPGLAVVAVVAPADFVAVDVDWNFDDVLLPAAGAAELQARLRLAITRRRNAVGSTLQFGDLVLHPASYTASLDGADLGLTLTEFKLLNFLVQHAGRAFSRTRLMHEVWGYDSNGRVRTVDVHVRRLRAKLGPRHESMVDTVRGVGYMAVTPPQPRWIVSEPVLSPAWVSETGVRQPDSLTR